A single bacterium DNA region contains:
- a CDS encoding nucleoside permease nupX: MSHLNLISLVGWFALCGLAWLAGGCRRPIPWRTFWGSTALVFGLGAVVFLLPATRGVLLVLNDIVLGLLSSSAKGAEFLFGPLALSPGQATGAGEPSIGFVLAAQVLPAVIFFASIMAVLHHFRLVEPVVRFFGRVFQRTLRLSGAEALTGSIHMFFGVETAAAVRPYLGGMTRSELLTVVASNLSTVASTTLAVYVIFLKEAFPQIAGHLLSASLLSIPCSVLAAKLMLPETETPETAGEVPTMAREEEHSSVMGALAAGAWDGLKVAAGITTILIAVLGLVGVLDLLLGKIGGVFFQLNEPLTIAGILGWLFRPLAWLLGIEAGDLPTAGKLLGQRLMLTEVVSYQELGALALAKELSPRTILVLSYALCGFAHVGGMGIAVGGFGALAPSRREDLAALALRGLVAATLATLLTGALAGVFFHGQAGILGL; the protein is encoded by the coding sequence TTGAGCCATCTCAATCTCATCTCGCTCGTGGGCTGGTTCGCACTGTGTGGCCTGGCCTGGCTCGCCGGCGGCTGCCGGCGGCCCATCCCCTGGCGCACATTCTGGGGTTCGACAGCGCTGGTGTTCGGGCTCGGCGCCGTGGTCTTCTTGCTGCCAGCAACGCGCGGCGTGCTTCTGGTCCTGAACGACATCGTCCTCGGTCTTCTCAGCAGCAGCGCCAAGGGCGCCGAGTTTCTGTTCGGTCCGCTGGCGCTCTCTCCAGGGCAGGCCACCGGAGCCGGCGAGCCCTCCATAGGCTTCGTGCTCGCCGCGCAGGTCCTGCCGGCAGTCATTTTCTTCGCCTCGATCATGGCGGTGCTGCACCACTTCAGGCTGGTCGAGCCGGTCGTGAGGTTCTTCGGCCGGGTGTTTCAACGGACCCTCAGGCTCTCGGGCGCCGAGGCTCTGACCGGCTCGATCCACATGTTCTTCGGCGTCGAGACGGCCGCGGCGGTACGTCCATATCTGGGCGGCATGACCCGGTCCGAGTTGTTGACGGTGGTCGCCTCGAACCTCTCGACCGTGGCCTCGACCACGCTCGCGGTCTATGTGATCTTTCTGAAAGAAGCGTTCCCACAGATCGCGGGGCATCTTCTTTCGGCCTCTCTACTTTCGATTCCGTGCTCGGTTCTGGCAGCCAAGCTGATGCTGCCCGAGACCGAGACGCCCGAGACCGCCGGCGAGGTTCCGACCATGGCGCGAGAGGAAGAGCACTCGAGTGTCATGGGCGCTCTGGCCGCCGGTGCCTGGGACGGACTCAAGGTCGCGGCCGGAATCACGACGATCTTGATCGCCGTGCTCGGGCTGGTGGGTGTTTTGGATCTTCTGCTGGGGAAGATTGGCGGTGTCTTCTTCCAGCTGAACGAACCGCTGACCATAGCGGGAATCCTGGGCTGGCTATTCAGGCCGCTGGCCTGGCTGCTCGGCATCGAGGCCGGCGACCTGCCGACGGCGGGGAAGCTCCTCGGCCAGCGGCTGATGCTGACCGAGGTGGTCAGCTATCAAGAGCTCGGCGCGCTCGCGTTAGCCAAGGAGCTATCGCCGAGAACGATTCTCGTACTGTCCTACGCGCTGTGCGGCTTCGCTCACGTCGGCGGCATGGGGATCGCGGTCGGCGGTTTTGGCGCTCTGGCGCCGAGCCGGCGCGAAGACCTGGCCGCCCTGGCGTTGCGAGGCCTGGTCGCGGCGACGCTGGCCACGCTGCTCACCGGTGCCCTGGCCGGTGTCTTCTTTCACGGTCAGGCGGGGATTCTGGGGCTGTAG
- a CDS encoding methyltransferase domain-containing protein — MSFSNVYDDAERAEAYATLEFPGTYYLAYRDLPAILAEEVTGSAALDFGCGAGRSTRFLKKLGFDAIGIDISSSMIQQAKKIDPNGTYQLVDEGDFGLFGPRSFDLVLSAFAFDNIPGVAKRRGLLRGLRRLLKDKGRIVLLGSTPEIYTHEWASFTTKAFPGNRRAKSGESVRIVMKDVEDGRPVEDLIWFHSDYLSLFEASELRLAAHYQPLGLEDEPYEWLTEASIAPWVTYVLGKK; from the coding sequence GTGTCGTTCTCCAATGTGTATGACGACGCCGAGCGAGCTGAGGCCTATGCGACACTCGAGTTCCCGGGCACGTACTATCTGGCGTATCGCGATCTGCCTGCGATTCTCGCCGAGGAGGTCACCGGAAGTGCCGCTCTCGATTTTGGCTGCGGCGCCGGCCGCTCCACGAGGTTTCTGAAGAAGCTCGGTTTCGATGCGATCGGTATCGATATTTCGAGCAGCATGATTCAGCAGGCCAAGAAGATCGACCCGAATGGGACCTATCAACTGGTGGACGAGGGCGACTTTGGCCTCTTTGGACCTCGGTCCTTCGATCTTGTCCTGTCCGCGTTCGCGTTTGACAACATCCCCGGCGTCGCAAAACGGCGCGGCCTATTGCGCGGCTTGCGGCGATTGCTCAAAGACAAAGGCCGGATTGTCCTGCTCGGTTCAACGCCCGAGATCTACACGCACGAGTGGGCCTCATTCACCACCAAGGCCTTTCCGGGGAACCGCCGCGCGAAGAGCGGAGAGAGCGTTCGGATCGTGATGAAGGACGTCGAGGATGGGCGCCCCGTGGAAGACCTGATCTGGTTTCACTCGGACTATCTGAGCCTCTTTGAGGCATCGGAACTCCGGCTCGCAGCTCACTACCAGCCGCTCGGGCTCGAGGACGAGCCGTACGAGTGGCTGACCGAGGCCTCGATCGCCCCCTGGGTCACCTACGTACTGGGCAAGAAGTAA
- a CDS encoding glucose 1-dehydrogenase, giving the protein MKPPEAPKLAALIDLSGKAALVTGAGRGIGAGIARRFGQAGAAVAVHYRSSADGARAVVEEIEETGGRAIALHADVTDGAEVARLVDETVNALGDLDILVNNAGIYPVSPLLEMADEEWDAVVDANLKSVHVCTRIAAARMVAQGGGGAIVNIASIEGLAPAKLHAHYTSAKAGVLMHTRAAALELGPEGIRVNAVAPGLIWKPGIEEDWPEGVQRWLEAVPLGSLGRPEDVADACLFLASPASRWVTGASIAVDGGMLSKAVF; this is encoded by the coding sequence ATGAAACCACCCGAGGCACCGAAGTTGGCAGCCCTCATCGATCTGTCGGGGAAGGCCGCTTTGGTTACCGGAGCGGGACGCGGCATTGGGGCCGGGATCGCCCGCCGCTTTGGCCAGGCGGGCGCCGCGGTGGCGGTGCACTACCGGTCGAGCGCCGATGGGGCTCGCGCGGTCGTGGAAGAGATCGAGGAGACGGGGGGGCGGGCGATCGCGCTTCATGCGGACGTGACCGATGGCGCGGAAGTCGCGCGCCTGGTCGACGAGACCGTGAATGCTCTCGGAGATCTCGACATCCTGGTCAACAACGCCGGCATCTACCCGGTGAGCCCGCTTCTGGAGATGGCGGACGAGGAGTGGGACGCGGTCGTGGACGCCAACTTGAAGAGCGTGCACGTTTGCACGCGGATCGCGGCCGCGAGAATGGTCGCGCAGGGCGGCGGCGGAGCCATCGTCAACATCGCCTCGATCGAGGGCCTGGCGCCCGCGAAGCTGCATGCCCACTACACCTCGGCCAAGGCCGGGGTCCTCATGCACACTCGGGCAGCGGCTCTGGAGCTCGGCCCCGAGGGCATACGAGTCAATGCGGTCGCGCCGGGTCTGATCTGGAAGCCCGGCATCGAAGAGGACTGGCCGGAGGGAGTCCAGAGGTGGCTCGAGGCGGTGCCGTTGGGTAGTCTGGGCCGGCCGGAGGACGTGGCCGATGCTTGCCTGTTCCTGGCCTCGCCGGCGTCCCGGTGGGTCACGGGCGCGTCGATCGCGGTCGACGGCGGCATGCTCTCAAAGGCGGTGTTCTGA
- a CDS encoding SDR family oxidoreductase, whose protein sequence is MMMLDGKVILVTGAGSGIGRGIAQALAAEGARVAASDLEIESAEATVASLAEGAKAIALGLDVTDSKAVAAAVTDAAGLFGSVDGLVNNAGVLRMRPALESDDADWVPQFDVNARALLTCCQAAAKQMIDQGGGSIVNVASNAGKVGYPNMAAYNASKAAVISLTRSLASEWAPHGINVNAVCPGGVATPMLDEVANWVGKREGLDPSELVAQMYPAQLRRHVAPIEVGRVVAFLLSERATIIRGQSINVDGGDTPY, encoded by the coding sequence CTGATGATGCTCGACGGCAAAGTCATTCTGGTAACCGGCGCGGGAAGCGGGATCGGTCGCGGCATCGCCCAGGCTCTCGCGGCGGAAGGCGCCAGGGTCGCGGCGAGCGACCTCGAGATCGAATCCGCGGAGGCGACCGTCGCATCTCTGGCCGAGGGCGCCAAGGCGATCGCGCTCGGTCTCGACGTAACCGACTCGAAGGCGGTAGCAGCCGCGGTCACCGATGCGGCAGGCCTGTTCGGTTCAGTCGACGGGCTGGTCAACAACGCCGGCGTTTTGCGCATGCGGCCCGCTCTGGAGTCTGACGACGCGGACTGGGTCCCGCAGTTCGACGTCAATGCTCGAGCGCTTCTGACCTGCTGCCAGGCGGCGGCAAAGCAGATGATCGACCAGGGCGGGGGCTCGATCGTCAACGTCGCGTCCAACGCCGGCAAGGTCGGCTATCCCAACATGGCGGCCTACAACGCCTCCAAAGCCGCGGTGATCAGTCTCACTCGCTCGCTCGCCTCCGAGTGGGCTCCGCACGGCATCAATGTCAATGCCGTATGCCCAGGCGGCGTCGCCACGCCGATGCTCGACGAGGTCGCCAACTGGGTCGGCAAGCGCGAGGGCCTGGATCCGAGCGAATTGGTCGCACAGATGTACCCGGCGCAGCTCCGGCGCCACGTCGCGCCGATCGAAGTCGGTCGCGTGGTCGCGTTCCTGCTCTCCGAACGCGCGACGATCATCCGCGGCCAATCGATCAACGTCGACGGCGGCGACACGCCGTACTAG
- a CDS encoding crotonase: protein MGEAVLREDVGRTAVLTINRPDKLNALNEQVRVDMMAHLEAIESDDAIGVVVITGAGEKSFIAGADIGEFEGRSPFDQRDAMASPRVFDVMSDFPKPVIAMINGFCLGGGCELASSCDIRVASEKARFGQPEINLGLIPGGGGTQRLPRLIGLGQTMRLVLSGDMIGADEAKSMGLVELTFPPEELREKTLELAERIGSKSPLTLKVAKQAVRASWSTSVDDGVNYERDLFCLCFSSEDKEEGVAAFLGKRKPEWKGR from the coding sequence ATGGGAGAAGCAGTACTTCGCGAAGACGTGGGGCGCACCGCGGTCCTGACGATCAACCGGCCGGACAAGCTGAATGCTCTCAACGAGCAGGTTCGAGTCGACATGATGGCCCATCTGGAGGCGATCGAGAGCGACGACGCCATCGGCGTCGTGGTCATCACCGGGGCCGGCGAGAAATCATTCATAGCCGGCGCCGACATCGGTGAGTTCGAGGGTCGTTCACCCTTTGATCAGCGCGACGCCATGGCGAGCCCGCGGGTCTTCGACGTCATGTCCGACTTTCCCAAGCCGGTGATCGCCATGATCAACGGCTTCTGCCTCGGCGGCGGCTGCGAGCTGGCGTCCTCGTGTGACATTCGCGTGGCGTCCGAGAAGGCCCGCTTCGGCCAGCCGGAGATCAATCTGGGGCTGATTCCGGGCGGCGGCGGCACCCAGCGTCTGCCGCGCCTCATCGGCCTGGGGCAGACCATGCGCCTGGTGCTCTCGGGCGACATGATCGGCGCCGACGAAGCCAAGAGCATGGGCCTGGTCGAGCTCACCTTCCCGCCCGAGGAGCTGCGCGAGAAGACCCTGGAGCTCGCCGAGCGCATCGGCTCGAAGAGCCCGCTGACGCTCAAGGTCGCCAAACAGGCGGTGCGCGCTTCTTGGTCCACTTCGGTCGACGACGGCGTCAACTACGAGCGCGACCTCTTCTGCCTATGTTTCTCGTCCGAGGACAAGGAAGAAGGCGTAGCGGCCTTCCTGGGCAAGCGCAAGCCCGAGTGGAAGGGGCGGTAG
- a CDS encoding gamma-glutamyl-gamma-aminobutyrate hydrolase family protein has product MNRVVVCIRSRRKAENYLHALQSVGIDGQRLIVVSPEDDGTDDDTLEQLAAEAGGLVLAGGPDIEPERYGEKARPNANLTLVPELDRIEWSLMKGAQSAKTPIWAICRGLQVVNVFLGGTLWQDLPSQLPHTTDHDFEEPEDHLAHPVEVTDTSSPLGETLAEGKAEVNSRHHQAVKDLAPEMKPVAYAPDGVLEVAEHRDEGWWLRAVQWHPENLLELPPQRRLWQHFAKAVGSKNSG; this is encoded by the coding sequence CAGTCCGTCGGCATCGACGGCCAGCGCCTGATCGTCGTGAGCCCCGAGGACGACGGGACCGACGACGACACGCTCGAACAGCTCGCGGCCGAGGCCGGTGGGCTGGTTCTCGCGGGAGGTCCGGATATCGAGCCCGAGCGCTACGGAGAGAAAGCCCGCCCGAACGCCAATCTCACCCTGGTGCCGGAGCTGGATCGAATCGAATGGTCCCTGATGAAAGGCGCGCAATCTGCCAAGACGCCGATCTGGGCCATCTGCCGGGGCCTGCAGGTGGTCAACGTCTTTCTGGGGGGAACCCTCTGGCAGGATCTACCGAGTCAGCTGCCCCATACGACCGATCACGACTTCGAAGAGCCGGAAGATCATCTGGCGCATCCCGTCGAGGTCACCGACACGTCGAGTCCCCTCGGCGAGACGCTCGCGGAAGGCAAGGCCGAGGTCAATTCCCGGCACCACCAGGCGGTCAAGGACCTGGCTCCGGAGATGAAGCCGGTGGCCTACGCCCCGGACGGAGTCCTGGAAGTCGCCGAGCACCGCGACGAGGGGTGGTGGCTGCGAGCGGTGCAATGGCACCCGGAGAACCTGCTCGAGCTGCCGCCGCAGCGCCGGCTCTGGCAGCATTTCGCGAAGGCCGTCGGCTCGAAGAACTCCGGATAA